One Deltaproteobacteria bacterium GWA2_45_12 genomic region harbors:
- a CDS encoding Fe-S cluster assembly protein SufD, producing the protein MQDVIQNYIDSFENFLPQVEGKEPFLLTQKRKNSIHFLKQHGFPTSKNEEFKYLKMGELAKQAFTTQKKPIQNFPDIQPLLLTKQQSINLVFVDGIFNENLSDLSHLPEGLVVSKLILTDSNLATLANPEKDAFTALNTAFIKEGLSLRITKNTRMVQPIHIIHVTTSAAKELLIPLHHFIHCEPHAEAFLVETYTGIDSASYFTNVITEIKMEADSKLTHIKIQEEGNQAHHLATTALLQEKSSSVGSWIFSRGALTHRTSIQSTLDDVDCSFDLKALLLAKEGQQTDIHARVDHLKPHGTSNMELKNIVNDQARGIINSKVVVHPNAQKTKAHQSLKHLMLSENAEANPKPELEIYANDVQCNHGASIGQLDPQAMFYLRSRGIGQQEAQTMLTYAFAEELIQTIPLKSLRTKAMESVLKWQKQEKTQS; encoded by the coding sequence ATGCAAGACGTCATTCAAAATTATATCGATTCATTTGAAAACTTTCTCCCACAGGTTGAAGGAAAAGAGCCGTTTTTGCTTACCCAAAAAAGAAAGAATTCGATTCATTTTTTAAAACAACATGGTTTCCCCACAAGCAAAAACGAAGAGTTTAAATATTTAAAGATGGGCGAATTAGCCAAGCAAGCCTTTACAACTCAAAAGAAACCAATACAAAACTTCCCAGATATCCAACCTCTTCTTTTGACCAAACAACAAAGTATTAATTTAGTTTTTGTAGACGGAATATTTAACGAAAATCTTTCTGACTTATCCCATCTTCCGGAAGGCTTGGTGGTAAGCAAACTCATTTTAACCGATTCAAATTTGGCCACTCTTGCCAACCCCGAAAAAGACGCTTTCACTGCCTTAAATACCGCTTTCATCAAGGAAGGGCTCTCCCTGCGTATTACTAAAAACACGCGCATGGTCCAGCCCATTCACATTATTCATGTAACGACATCTGCTGCCAAGGAGCTCTTGATACCCCTTCATCATTTCATCCATTGTGAACCCCATGCTGAAGCTTTTCTGGTCGAAACATATACAGGGATTGATAGTGCCTCTTACTTCACCAACGTCATCACTGAAATCAAGATGGAGGCCGATTCCAAACTCACTCATATTAAAATTCAGGAAGAAGGAAATCAGGCCCATCATTTGGCGACCACGGCATTACTTCAGGAAAAATCAAGTTCTGTGGGTTCATGGATTTTTTCTAGAGGAGCACTGACCCATCGCACAAGCATCCAAAGTACTTTAGACGATGTTGATTGTTCCTTTGATTTAAAAGCTCTTCTTTTGGCCAAAGAGGGGCAGCAAACCGATATCCATGCCAGGGTGGATCATCTAAAACCTCACGGAACAAGCAACATGGAGTTAAAAAACATTGTCAACGACCAGGCCCGGGGAATTATCAACAGCAAAGTGGTCGTTCACCCCAATGCCCAAAAAACAAAGGCCCATCAGTCTTTGAAGCACCTCATGCTTTCTGAAAATGCCGAGGCTAATCCCAAACCCGAACTTGAAATTTATGCCAATGATGTCCAATGCAACCATGGCGCCAGCATCGGTCAACTAGATCCCCAAGCCATGTTTTATTTGCGTTCACGCGGTATCGGGCAACAAGAAGCTCAGACCATGCTGACCTATGCTTTTGCCGAGGAACTCATCCAGACAATACCTTTAAAGTCCCTGCGTACAAAGGCAATGGAATCGGTTTTGAAATGGCAAAAACAGGAGAAAACCCAATCATGA